The proteins below come from a single Cricetulus griseus strain 17A/GY chromosome 6, alternate assembly CriGri-PICRH-1.0, whole genome shotgun sequence genomic window:
- the LOC100760501 gene encoding olfactory receptor 5M11-like: protein MKVYSDTKHNGTEATEFILLGLSTRPELQPVLFVMFLMIYLITLTGNFGMILLIKFTPRLQTPMYFFLTHLACVDIFYSTNVTPQMLVNFLSEKKTISYTGCLAQCFVFVTLLLTEYYMLGAMAYDRYMAICNPLHYSTKMSRPVCVCLVTFPYCWGSMVGTMQVILTSRLSFCGPNTINHFYCADPPLLMLTCSDTYIKQTALFVSAGINLTGSLLIILISYIFIFTTIMRIRSSEGQRKAFSTCGSHLTAVTMFYGSLFCMYLRPANERSVEQGKIVAVFCIFVSPMVNPFIYSLRNKDVKQALRRVFIRVFCKVEKSSAPTISR, encoded by the coding sequence ATGAAGgtatactcagacacaaagcacaATGGCACTGAAGCAACTGAGTTTATTCTTCTGGGACTAAGCACACGACCAGAACTGCAGCCGGTTCTTTTCGTGATGTTTCTCATGATTTACCTTATCACACTAACAGGGAACTTTGGCATGATCTTATTAATTAAGTTCACACCCAGGTTGCAAACccccatgtatttttttctcacacacTTGGCATGTGTGGATATTTTTTATTCCACCAATGTCACTCCTCAGATGCTTGTCAATTTTCTATCTGAGAAGAAAACAATTTCTTACACTGGGTGTCtggctcagtgttttgtttttgtcactcTGCTCCTAACTGAATATTACATGCTTGGTGCCATGGCCTATGACAGGTACATGGCAATTTGCAACCCCCTGCATTATAGCACAAAAATGTCCAGGCCAGTTTGCGTTTGCCTGGTCACTTTCCCTTACTGCTGGGGCTCTATGGTGGGCACAATGCAGGTGATATTGACCTCACGTCTATCCTTTTGTGGACCCAACACCATCAATCATTTCTACTGCGCTGACCCTCCCCTCTTGATGTTAACATGTTCTGACACTTACATCAAGCAAACTGCCCTGTTTGTGTCAGCTGGGATTAATCTTACAGGTTCCCTCCTCATCATTCTCATTTCCTACATTTTTATCTTCACCACCATCATGAGAATCCGTTCCAGTGAAGGGCAGCGAAAGGCTTTCTCCACCTGTGGCTCACACCTGACAGCTGTTACTATGTTCTATGGGTCTCTCTTCTGCATGTATCTGAGACCAGCAAATGAGAGGTCTGTTGAGCAAGGCAAAATCGTGgcagtattttgtatttttgtgagtcCCATGGTGAATCCATttatctacagcctgaggaacaaggaTGTGAAGCAGGCTCTGAGAAGAGTGTTTATAAGAGTCTTCTGCAAAGTAGAGAAAAGTTCAGCACCAACAATCTCCCGTTAA